CTAAGCCAAGGGTAGCTAAGTGAGGTAAGAGAATCAGCCCTTGTTCGCCCATCGCACGAGTTGGGTCAAACCAAGAAATTTCAAACAGTGTAAATGCTCCCGCCCAGAAGGTAATCAAAGCGGCTTGGGCAACGTGAGCCGCAATAAATAAGCCGCTGAGGTTGGCAAACCGGGCATTACCCGCCCACCAGTCATATTTCACAGTTGGATTTTCGTAAGTCTGCATAGTGTTCAGGAATTGATAAACATTGGGCTTGTTGAATATCTTTCTCAACAAACTCTGAAATGTAGTTTAGAATCTTTCTCAATAAATAGAGGTTAAGTTTTGTTAAAAAATGGATTTTGGGGTAGCGATGAAAACAAAGGCGGGCAGGATGCCCACCCCACAAGAAAGTTGTAACTCCTGTGAGATGGGCATCTTGACCGCTTTGTTTATTGATTTTTCCGCAAAGCTTTAGGTCATGCGCGTGCATCGATCGCACATAGTATTGAGAAAGCTTCAAATTAATTAGGAATGAATATCAATACAGAGTTAGAAAATATTGCATTGTTGCAATATTCCCTAATTCACCTTCAAGGATAGAGGGTATGACCAGTAGCGGAATCAAAAATAAACAGATGATTTAGATCGAATTGTACAGAAATACGATCGCTAGGCAGGCAGGATGCCTACCCTACAAGAGTTATTGGAGAGGTCTATTAGCAATTTGGCAATGGTGGAATTCTGGCTAAAATTCCCTTTTTCAAAACTTCAGGACGCTCTTGGTAAGGTACTATTCCATCAGGGCTAGCATAATATTGTTCTGCTAATTGTAGAATCGCAGAGGCGCTTTCTAATGGTGGTAAGTCGCCAAACATTAAGGTAGTTTTATTAGCAGCGGAAAAGGCGATCGCACAAGATCGGCTACAGCCACTTAAACAGGAGACTGGTTCAATTCTATACTGCGATCGCAAATTCCATTCTGCTTGCAAATCTAACAAGTTTTGCAGTAAATGATAACCGCCAGATTCCCCTAAATGTTCGCGCTGACTAGACGAAAAAGC
The sequence above is drawn from the Phormidium ambiguum IAM M-71 genome and encodes:
- a CDS encoding DUF1636 family protein; this encodes MTKHVLFVCKSCAFSSSQREHLGESGGYHLLQNLLDLQAEWNLRSQYRIEPVSCLSGCSRSCAIAFSAANKTTLMFGDLPPLESASAILQLAEQYYASPDGIVPYQERPEVLKKGILARIPPLPNC